From Candidatus Hydrogenedentota bacterium:
AAGCCTGGTCCGACCATGGGGAAGACTTTCGCATTGGGGTCGATCATGACTTCGAGGAAGGCGGGGCCTTCAAACTTGATGAATTCGCGCAGTGCAGCCGGGACTTCCTTGATTTCGGTGAGGCGCTTGG
This genomic window contains:
- a CDS encoding acetolactate synthase, large subunit, biosynthetic type; this encodes KRLTEIKEVPAALREFIKFEGPAFLEVMIDPNAKVFPMVGPGLSYKDMITGDFIPKREPEVEEKQAPEPIDMTKIPDLF